Below is a genomic region from Spartobacteria bacterium.
TGTTCTTGCTCCGCCTTATTGTCCGGGGTAATGGGCAAATGATAGAAGGGGATGTCAAATTTTTCGGCCACAGTACGTAAATCATCATGATTACTTATCACCAGGGGGATGTCGACATTAGGCCATTCGCACGCTTCCACTCGAGACAGAATATCAAAAAGACAATGCGGAAAACGCGATACGAACAACGCGATCCGTTGGGTTGTGTCGCTGAAGTGCAGTTCGTATGTCATATCGAAATCCAGAGCAATAGGAGTGAGATGAGCGGTGATTTCATTCTCGGGAACGGAAAAACCATCAAGATCCCATTCAATTCGCATGAAAAACACATTTTCAACCTGATCTACATGCTGGTCTAAATGCAGTATATTTCCGTTATGTTCACTTACAAAGCGAGTTACTGTTGTGTTGATTCCCATGCGATCGGGGCAGGAAATCAATAAAATGGCTGTTTTCTTCACGGTTTTCATCGTCCTTTAACGTTATATCCTTTCATCACGTAGCATATACTCTATTTGGGGTGCATACAGCTCAGGTTCGATGAGAAATGAGTCATGCCCCTTGTCTGAATGAACGGTTATGTATTGACAGGGTACATGGTTTTTTTCGAGCTGATTCACCATATATGCTTGATCATCACAATAAAAACAAACATCAGAATCAATACTGATAACTAAAAATCGCAATTGGCGGCAAGGTTCAAAAAGATCTTCTGCGTGAAGAGCGCCGCTATCCTGATAGAGATCGAACTGCTGCCACACGTTGATGATTCGCAAATAGCTGTTCGCATCAAATCGCTGGGCAAATTTTTGCCCTTGATGCTGCATGTAGGATTCAATCGGGAAATTCATTCGGTAGAAGCCGCCAGATGGCCTGTCTCGTTTGATATCCGTGCGAGCCCGTCGCTCAATGGTCGACAACGACACAAAGGTTTTGTGTGAAATCATGCGTGCCAGTGCCAATCCGCGTAACGAGCCGGATGTGATATCGTAGTTGCCTTGATTAAAGGAGGCGTCTTCCTCAATGGCCATGATTTGTTCAAAGTTGTGCAGACGCTGCAACACCGTGACTTCCATGCCGGATGCAATAAGGATGACATTGTTCATTCGCGCCGCATAACGAATGGACATATTGATAGCCAGCATTCCGCCCAGTGAGCCCCCCACCACGGCATGTAATTTATCGACTCCCAGATGGTTGAGT
It encodes:
- the purU gene encoding formyltetrahydrofolate deformylase, whose amino-acid sequence is MKKTAILLISCPDRMGINTTVTRFVSEHNGNILHLDQHVDQVENVFFMRIEWDLDGFSVPENEITAHLTPIALDFDMTYELHFSDTTQRIALFVSRFPHCLFDILSRVEACEWPNVDIPLVISNHDDLRTVAEKFDIPFYHLPITPDNKAEQEQRQLALLAENNIDLVILARYMQIVTPTLINQYKHRMINIHHSFLPAFPGAKPYHSAHSRGVKIIGATSHYVTEELDAGPIIEQDIIRVTHKDSIPELIRKGKDLEKIVLSRAVWWHLQHKILAYNNKTVILR
- a CDS encoding homoserine O-acetyltransferase, with product MDTIQTQYFTFANGTDDPFILQNGDVLGSVTLAYQTYGVLNADRTNAILVFHALTGSQHLAGYNPGDEQALGALWTDECKTGWWDNFVGPGKSLDTNQFFVICANYLGGCYGSTGPLSINPATGTPYGASFPSVRANDIVDSQMRLLNHLGVDKLHAVVGGSLGGMLAINMSIRYAARMNNVILIASGMEVTVLQRLHNFEQIMAIEEDASFNQGNYDITSGSLRGLALARMISHKTFVSLSTIERRARTDIKRDRPSGGFYRMNFPIESYMQHQGQKFAQRFDANSYLRIINVWQQFDLYQDSGALHAEDLFEPCRQLRFLVISIDSDVCFYCDDQAYMVNQLEKNHVPCQYITVHSDKGHDSFLIEPELYAPQIEYMLRDERI